In Nitratireductor mangrovi, the genomic window GCCTGCGCGACGTCACCGGTTGCGAGCAGCGCCCGGATGCGGCTCGACGACACCACCTCGCTGCCCTCGTCGCGGAAGGCGTCGACCAGCGTCACGCCGAAGCCGTGGCGCTCGCCGGCTTCAATGAGATAGGCCGGCCCGCCCTGCCGGTCGCGGCCGAAATGGAAGTCGAACCCGGTAACCGCGTGTGCGATGCCGAGGCCGTCCATCAGGATATACCCGACAAATTCTTCTGCGCTCTGGTCGGCGAAGGCACGGTCGAAAGTCTGCTCGACGACGCCGTCAAAGCCGATCGCCCTTAGAAGTTCCGCCTTCATGGGCGCCGGTGTCAGGCGGAACACGGGCGTATCGGGTCGAAAGAAGGTGCGCGGATGCGGCTCGAAGGTCAGCGCCAGCGCCGGTACGCCGAGCTTCCTCGCCTCGCCCAGCGCGCGCTCCAGCACCGACTGGTGGCCGCGATGCACGCCGTCGAAATTGCCGATCGCGACCACGCCGCCGCGCAATTCCGCCGGCAGCTCTGCGACATCCTTGATACGGGCGAAGCTTTTCATCGGCCTGCTGTCACCGGCGG contains:
- a CDS encoding bifunctional riboflavin kinase/FAD synthetase, with amino-acid sequence MKSFARIKDVAELPAELRGGVVAIGNFDGVHRGHQSVLERALGEARKLGVPALALTFEPHPRTFFRPDTPVFRLTPAPMKAELLRAIGFDGVVEQTFDRAFADQSAEEFVGYILMDGLGIAHAVTGFDFHFGRDRQGGPAYLIEAGERHGFGVTLVDAFRDEGSEVVSSSRIRALLATGDVAQAAGLLGYRHTVAGEVVRGKQLGRTLGFPTANMVLPPEADLKHGIYAVRFRRADGSLHDGVASFGRRPTVDEAGAPLLETFVFDFSGDLYGETCRVSLFGFLRGEEKFDSLEALTEQMRRDEAEARALLSGVTPLSELDITIAF